A genome region from Tenebrio molitor chromosome 4, icTenMoli1.1, whole genome shotgun sequence includes the following:
- the LOC138128061 gene encoding uncharacterized protein has translation MNPCSPSCCCQPHYRRIEECVVITRIYQQGVPQPRPRRSVVIVNPQTCMVLDASQHQVKLQPYTGCPTQLWWLECTQNGNFLIVNVANGKALDIDGGAKSCAPLITYEKHGRANQQWQIDSGDSTIVNPSSNLVVDVDRAVMYAGQGLIAYHKHGKVNQQFCVQLH, from the exons ATGAATCCCTGTTCACCAAGCTGCTGCTGCCAACCTCACTATCGCCGCATCGAAGAGTGCGTGGTGATAACTCGGATCTACCAACAAGGCGTTCCTCAGCCTCGGCCCAGAAGAAGTGTTGTAATCGTGAATCCTCAAACGTGTATGGTGCTTGACGCGAGCCAGCATCAGGTGAAGCTCCAGCCTTACACAGGATGCCCAACACAACTGTGGTGGCTAGAATGCACTCAAAATGGCAACTTCTTGATCGTGAACGTCGCCAATGG AAAAGCTCTAGATATTGATGGTGGTGCAAAGAGCTGCGCCCCTCTGATCACCTATGAGAAGCATGGTCGTGCTAATCAGCAATGGCAGATCGACTCTGGTGATTCTACAATTGTCAATCCCTCCAGCAACTTGGTTGTGGATGTTGACCGAGCAGTGATGTATGCAGGCCAAGGTTTGATCGCTTATCACAAACACGGAAAAGTAAATCAACAGTTTTGTGTTCAGCTTCATTGA